TTGTGGCATGTTCGGCAAAGCAAGTAAGTTATTCCCAGCATTAACATTTGCTTGTAGAATACTCTTACCAGTAAAATCGTATACCGAAACGCTTCCTGATTTATCCGACTTAACATGAAGTAAGTTAGAAGAGGTCCATATAGATATTGGCTCTACTTCAATATCTTCTACACCTGTAACATCATTAATTGTTGTTTCAGCGGTGAACGTTGCGCCGAGATCGTCTGTAACGGTAACTGTATAAACACCCACACATAGATTAGTTAAACCACTTGATGTAGAACCATCTGACCATAAGTAAGAATTTGAGACGCTTCCACATTGGGGAGTATTTGTAATAGATCCATCACATGTTCCATCTACAATATCGGTTGAACTTATTTCTAATGGTCCTTTTAACTCAACGGTAATTTGATCTTGTGCGGGAGTTGAACAACCATCGGATAACTCAACGGAATAGGCCGTTTGTGTTGATGGAGCTACGCTAATAGTATCTACAACGACATTGTTGACATATGAATTTATTGCGAAAATGGGTCCACTTAATGTACTCCATGAGTAAGTATAATCTTCATTTCCTCCACTAGCGGAAGCTATCAAATCAGTAGTGTCACCAAAACAGATGGATTCAACATCACTTATGCTAATCGATAATGGGTCAAGTACTTCAATGCAATCATCCACGGCGATGTTACAACCATTGCCATCTGTAACTGTTACTGAGTAGCAGGTGTTCTCTAAAGGATTAACGGTGTAAGCTAATTCGGTACCAAGCTCTGCCCATTGATAGCTATAGTTGCCAACGCCCCCTGAAGGCATAACTTGAAGACTAGTAGTTTCAGAAATATTGTAGCAGATCGATTCTGCTAGATCTATGGTGGCAGTTACAGATGTAACTGGAACACCGAGAGGTAATCCCTCAACACCAATTGTTCCCGTAGCGGTGGCAGTACAACCACTTGCGTCTACAACAGTAACAGTGATGGGTAATCCATTGTTATCAGTAAGGTTGCTGCCACTTAGGCTTCCATTATTTGACGTAAATGGTGCAGGCCATTCGTGTGCAAAATTGTAAGTACCACCACCATCTGGTGTTCCACCAGAAACTGAAATCGTCATTGTTCCATTTGCATCCCCATA
This portion of the Flavobacteriales bacterium genome encodes:
- a CDS encoding T9SS type A sorting domain-containing protein, yielding MTISVSGGTPDGGGTYNFAHEWPAPFTSNNGSLSGSNLTDNNGLPITVTVVDASGCTATATGTIGVEGLPLGVPVTSVTATIDLAESICYNISETTSLQVMPSGGVGNYSYQWAELGTELAYTVNPLENTCYSVTVTDGNGCNIAVDDCIEVLDPLSISISDVESICFGDTTDLIASASGGNEDYTYSWSTLSGPIFAINSYVNNVVVDTISVAPSTQTAYSVELSDGCSTPAQDQITVELKGPLEISSTDIVDGTCDGSITNTPQCGSVSNSYLWSDGSTSSGLTNLCVGVYTVTVTDDLGATFTAETTINDVTGVEDIEVEPISIWTSSNLLHVKSDKSGSVSVYDFTGKSILQANVNAGNNLLALPNMPQGILLVRINTEDEQVTKKVFYSK